One segment of Deinococcus metalli DNA contains the following:
- a CDS encoding ribonuclease HII has product MTRPAVTPDWAFEREHWRRGYFRVAGVDEAGRGAWAGPVTVAAVILPGTALEYPFRDSKQLTAAQREDVAAEVRRVALAWAVEHAWPDEIDEKNILGATHAAALRALARLEPRPQALVTDYLKLRVDVPISAPPKADALSYSVAAASVLAKTERDRIMLELDAAHPGYGLAAHKGYGAPAHRAALDAQGVSAVHRRSFAPIRARLDPPSPLFATSPGQEETA; this is encoded by the coding sequence ATGACCCGGCCCGCCGTCACGCCCGACTGGGCCTTTGAGCGCGAGCACTGGCGCCGGGGGTATTTCCGCGTGGCAGGCGTGGACGAGGCGGGCCGCGGCGCGTGGGCCGGGCCGGTGACCGTCGCGGCGGTGATCCTGCCGGGCACCGCGCTGGAATACCCCTTCCGGGACAGCAAGCAGCTCACGGCGGCGCAGCGGGAGGACGTCGCGGCCGAGGTGAGGCGGGTGGCGCTCGCGTGGGCGGTCGAGCACGCGTGGCCGGACGAGATCGACGAGAAAAACATCCTGGGCGCGACGCACGCGGCGGCGCTGCGGGCGCTGGCCCGGCTGGAGCCCCGGCCGCAGGCGCTGGTCACGGACTACCTGAAGCTGCGCGTGGACGTCCCGATCAGCGCTCCGCCGAAGGCCGACGCCCTGAGTTACAGCGTGGCGGCGGCCAGCGTGCTCGCCAAGACCGAACGCGACCGGATCATGCTGGAGCTGGACGCGGCGCACCCCGGCTACGGCCTCGCGGCGCACAAGGGCTACGGTGCCCCGGCGCACCGCGCGGCGCTGGACGCCCAGGGCGTGAGCGCCGTGCACCGCCGGTCGTTCGCACCG
- a CDS encoding class I SAM-dependent methyltransferase has protein sequence MTSGRRQKIKLTRPPAARRGADAAPATAERYAEVRPAQLPPHLDGLHALTKPGVRGFPGLDDAQALLAQVMRKDRVRGDVLDLTAMGGVLGSLAGVTLRAVDGSAAALTALTAAGLEPLAAVPGDALTDRWPERARTVVLVLAGDRGNAYAQAQVAWAHANTPPGGTLYVAGDRDKGFDRYVRAAGAAFGTGETVARDGGMRVAKLVRRPGPTPPYPEPETYETHGVTVVGRPGVFSAARLDRASALLLDTLDSLDVNGRRVLDLGCGAGVIGAWAARRGAHATLVDADLQSVRSAQATLTASGVDGEVIHSDVDAALEGRTFDVILTNPPFHVGRGVVLDVAREFIAAAARRLTPGGTVVVVANDPLPYEAALQALGPVTELARAGGFKVLQATRR, from the coding sequence ATGACGTCCGGGCGCCGCCAGAAGATCAAGCTCACCCGTCCTCCCGCCGCGCGGCGCGGCGCCGACGCGGCGCCGGCCACGGCGGAGCGCTACGCCGAGGTGCGGCCCGCGCAGCTGCCCCCGCACCTGGACGGCCTGCACGCCCTGACCAAGCCGGGCGTGCGCGGCTTTCCCGGCCTGGACGACGCGCAGGCGCTGCTGGCGCAGGTCATGCGCAAGGACCGCGTGCGCGGCGACGTTCTGGACCTCACGGCCATGGGCGGCGTGCTGGGCAGCCTGGCGGGCGTGACCCTGCGGGCGGTGGATGGCTCGGCCGCGGCGCTCACGGCGCTGACGGCGGCCGGCCTGGAGCCGCTGGCGGCCGTGCCGGGCGACGCCCTGACGGACCGCTGGCCGGAGCGGGCGCGGACCGTGGTGCTGGTGCTGGCCGGCGACCGGGGCAACGCCTACGCGCAGGCGCAGGTTGCGTGGGCGCACGCGAACACCCCGCCCGGCGGCACGCTGTACGTCGCGGGCGACCGCGACAAGGGCTTTGACCGCTACGTGCGCGCGGCGGGCGCGGCCTTCGGCACGGGCGAGACCGTGGCCCGCGACGGCGGCATGCGCGTGGCGAAGCTGGTGCGCCGGCCCGGTCCCACACCGCCGTACCCCGAGCCCGAGACCTACGAGACGCACGGCGTGACCGTGGTGGGCCGGCCCGGCGTGTTCAGCGCGGCGAGACTGGACAGGGCGAGCGCGCTGCTGCTGGACACCCTCGACAGCCTGGACGTGAACGGTCGCCGCGTGCTGGACCTGGGCTGCGGGGCGGGCGTGATCGGCGCGTGGGCCGCCCGGCGCGGCGCGCACGCGACGCTGGTGGACGCGGACCTCCAGAGTGTGCGCAGCGCCCAGGCCACGCTAACCGCCAGCGGCGTGGACGGCGAGGTGATCCACTCGGACGTGGACGCCGCTCTGGAGGGGCGCACCTTCGACGTGATCCTCACCAACCCGCCCTTTCACGTGGGACGCGGCGTGGTGCTGGACGTGGCGCGCGAGTTCATCGCGGCGGCCGCCCGGCGCCTGACGCCCGGCGGAACCGTGGTGGTGGTCGCCAACGATCCCCTGCCGTACGAGGCGGCGCTCCAGGCGCTGGGGCCGGTCACGGAACTCGCGCGGGCCGGGGGCTTCAAGGTGCTCCAGGCCACGCGGCGCTGA
- the rpoD gene encoding RNA polymerase sigma factor RpoD, whose translation MAESTKPRSKVAATPTGTVAAAASGASKSAPTTATKPATKAAGVTSRTRPAGEPTAKAKAAPKPAAKPAKAKADAADGAAAPEAPAKAPRAAAKPAKAAAPARGGVAEKPYYAHPSIQDLLKSGKAAGSLASEDIATALATALEANGLDPESPDAFEDMQLYLAAQNIEVQDLDEDDEEDDADLDADSPVPTAAAQEDDEEKYFDDMPRAVSNDPVRQYLHEIGRVPLLTLEEEIALARRIEEGEEARKVLEEDLDMDDRGRRRLMRQTEDGAAARQGLIEANLRLVVSIAKKYTGRGLGFLDLIQEGNQGLIRAVEKFEYRRRYKFSTYATWWIRQAINRAIADQARTIRIPVHMVETINKLTRTARQLQQELSREPTYEEIAEAMGPGWDATKVEEVQKVSQEPVSLETPIGDEKDSFYGDFIPDENLDSPVDNAAKTLLSEELEKALSKLTEREAMVLKFRKGLVDGREHTLEEVGQRFNVTRERIRQIENKALRKLKYHESRTRKLRDFLD comes from the coding sequence ATGGCAGAATCCACGAAACCCCGCTCCAAAGTCGCGGCCACCCCCACGGGCACGGTCGCGGCGGCCGCGTCCGGCGCGAGCAAGAGCGCACCGACGACCGCCACGAAACCCGCCACCAAGGCCGCCGGCGTGACCAGCCGCACCCGTCCGGCCGGCGAGCCGACCGCGAAGGCCAAGGCCGCGCCGAAGCCGGCCGCGAAACCCGCCAAGGCGAAGGCCGACGCAGCAGACGGCGCCGCCGCGCCCGAGGCGCCTGCCAAGGCCCCCCGGGCCGCCGCGAAGCCCGCCAAGGCCGCCGCGCCCGCCCGGGGCGGCGTGGCCGAGAAGCCGTACTACGCGCACCCCAGCATCCAGGACCTGCTCAAGAGCGGGAAGGCCGCCGGCTCACTCGCCAGCGAGGACATTGCCACGGCGCTCGCCACGGCGCTGGAAGCGAACGGTCTGGACCCGGAGAGCCCCGACGCTTTCGAGGACATGCAGCTGTACCTCGCCGCCCAGAACATCGAGGTGCAGGACCTCGATGAGGACGACGAGGAGGACGACGCCGACCTCGACGCCGACAGCCCGGTGCCCACGGCCGCCGCGCAGGAGGACGACGAGGAGAAGTACTTCGACGACATGCCCCGCGCGGTCAGCAACGACCCCGTGCGGCAGTACCTCCACGAGATCGGCCGCGTGCCGCTGCTGACGCTTGAAGAGGAGATCGCGCTGGCGCGCCGCATCGAGGAGGGCGAGGAAGCCCGCAAGGTGCTGGAAGAAGACCTCGACATGGACGACCGCGGGCGCCGGCGCCTGATGCGCCAGACCGAGGACGGCGCCGCCGCCCGCCAGGGCCTGATCGAGGCGAACCTGCGTCTGGTGGTCAGCATCGCCAAGAAGTACACCGGGCGCGGTCTGGGCTTTCTGGACCTGATCCAGGAGGGCAACCAGGGCCTGATCCGCGCGGTGGAGAAGTTCGAGTACCGCCGCCGCTACAAGTTCAGCACCTACGCCACGTGGTGGATCCGGCAGGCCATCAACCGCGCGATCGCCGACCAGGCACGCACCATCCGCATTCCGGTGCACATGGTCGAGACGATCAACAAGCTGACCCGCACCGCGCGGCAGCTCCAGCAGGAACTGTCCCGCGAACCCACCTATGAGGAGATCGCCGAGGCGATGGGCCCCGGCTGGGACGCCACCAAGGTCGAGGAAGTGCAGAAGGTCAGCCAGGAGCCGGTGTCGCTGGAAACACCCATCGGCGACGAGAAGGACTCGTTCTACGGCGACTTCATCCCCGACGAGAACCTCGACTCGCCGGTGGACAACGCCGCCAAGACGCTGCTCAGTGAGGAGCTGGAAAAGGCCCTGTCGAAGCTCACCGAGCGCGAGGCGATGGTCCTGAAGTTCCGCAAGGGGCTGGTGGACGGCCGAGAGCACACCCTGGAAGAGGTCGGGCAGCGCTTCAACGTGACCCGTGAACGCATCCGCCAGATCGAGAACAAGGCGCTGCGCAAGCTCAAGTACCACGAGAGTCGCACCCGCAAGCTCCGCGACTTCCTCGACTGA
- a CDS encoding DUF4129 domain-containing protein: MTVPAVRAGPETPDTAGWRAYGLALLPLSLAGLLPPAQVALLCGVYALGVRWPEWVQGRLLLGVLAVAGGALLAAPGALSGPSEGVIRLATSTLLGLLAVSLLHVGASRLESGHRSGLLAPLGLGLLAPQALLLPALVGGALARRADDDRPAAWHVAPGPAAWRWPLAVAVVLTAVLALLPRGPSLWDTLVRPGATALAGGPARPQDPLPPSPERPPTTLKTGVTGPPILLTLNRPVLPLELILIAGVVLGASILWRARPRAGGVPPTLVERLMALGLIVGGVVGLASAVLLSRSPDGGGAGSAARSSEEMTGGLLTRAPSFDAPVRTFDFSGVVNVAVALSVLLLAGLTLAAFLARRAEPDPEPLGLDHPDDDVPATPGVPAPPLHRVRRAWRAAEAALDATGRPRLPAESPLAYAARLGRDTPLLSAPLAALARVYAPVRYGAQVTDAGAGTAERALTELRVMIPTLPPPRPPDARGHP; this comes from the coding sequence GTGACCGTCCCGGCGGTCCGGGCCGGCCCCGAGACGCCGGACACCGCGGGCTGGCGCGCCTACGGACTGGCCCTGCTGCCCCTGTCGCTCGCGGGGCTGCTGCCGCCGGCGCAGGTGGCGCTGCTGTGCGGCGTGTACGCGCTGGGCGTGCGCTGGCCCGAGTGGGTCCAGGGCCGGCTGCTGCTGGGCGTGTTGGCCGTCGCGGGGGGCGCGCTGCTGGCCGCGCCGGGCGCGCTGTCCGGCCCCTCTGAGGGCGTGATCCGCCTGGCAACGTCCACGCTGCTGGGGCTGCTGGCGGTCTCGCTGCTGCACGTGGGCGCCAGCCGGCTGGAGTCCGGGCACCGCTCGGGGCTGCTGGCGCCGCTGGGGCTGGGGCTGCTCGCGCCGCAGGCGCTGCTGCTCCCCGCCCTGGTGGGCGGCGCGCTCGCCCGCCGGGCCGACGACGACCGCCCGGCCGCGTGGCACGTCGCGCCGGGGCCGGCCGCGTGGCGGTGGCCGCTGGCGGTCGCCGTGGTCCTGACCGCCGTGCTGGCGCTGCTCCCACGCGGGCCGTCGCTGTGGGACACGCTGGTGCGGCCAGGCGCGACGGCGCTCGCGGGCGGCCCGGCCCGGCCCCAGGACCCGCTCCCGCCGTCCCCCGAGCGTCCGCCCACCACCCTGAAAACCGGCGTGACCGGCCCGCCCATCCTCCTGACGCTGAACCGGCCGGTCCTGCCGCTGGAACTCATCCTGATCGCGGGCGTAGTGCTGGGCGCGTCGATCCTGTGGCGCGCCCGGCCGCGTGCCGGCGGCGTGCCCCCCACGCTGGTCGAGCGGCTGATGGCGCTGGGCCTGATCGTGGGCGGAGTGGTGGGCCTCGCGTCGGCCGTGCTGCTGTCCCGGTCGCCGGACGGCGGGGGGGCTGGATCTGCGGCGCGCTCCAGCGAGGAGATGACGGGCGGCCTGCTGACCCGCGCACCCTCCTTCGACGCGCCGGTCCGGACCTTCGATTTCAGCGGCGTGGTGAACGTCGCGGTGGCGCTGAGTGTGCTGCTGCTCGCGGGCCTGACCCTGGCCGCGTTCCTGGCACGCCGGGCCGAGCCCGACCCGGAGCCGCTGGGCCTCGACCACCCGGACGACGACGTGCCCGCCACGCCCGGCGTGCCCGCGCCGCCGCTGCACCGCGTGCGCCGGGCGTGGCGCGCGGCGGAGGCGGCGCTGGACGCCACCGGCCGCCCCCGGCTGCCCGCCGAGTCGCCGCTGGCGTACGCGGCCCGCCTCGGCCGGGACACGCCGCTGCTGAGCGCGCCGCTGGCCGCCCTGGCGCGCGTGTACGCCCCCGTGCGCTACGGTGCGCAGGTCACGGACGCGGGCGCCGGCACCGCCGAACGCGCCCTGACGGAACTGCGCGTGATGATTCCCACCCTGCCCCCACCCCGCCCCCCGGACGCCAGAGGACACCCATGA
- a CDS encoding AAA family ATPase: MTTPRPEPGRPAPPFAARVLDNVARVLVGKEDVTRLCLAGVLAGGHLLLEDAPGTGKTMLARALARSLGLDFARVQFTPDLLPSDVTGVSVYRPATGEFEFVPGPIFTGVLLADEINRATPRTQSALLEAMGEGQVTESGVTRTLRAPFVVIATQNPIEHEGTYRLPEAQLDRFLLRTSVGYPTPEEEVRMLARLRAAHPITTLEAVATPAELLDAQDHVRDVHVASDLQWYVSSLCARTRRHPMVVLGAGPRASLALQGVAQALAWLDGRTFVTPDDVQLAAPAVLAHRLTLKIEARLQGTPPETVVTEVLRAVPVPVEDGVAAGTPGPAGP; this comes from the coding sequence ATGACCACTCCCCGCCCCGAACCGGGCCGCCCGGCCCCGCCCTTCGCCGCCCGCGTGCTGGACAACGTTGCCCGTGTGCTGGTCGGCAAGGAGGACGTGACCCGGCTGTGCCTGGCCGGCGTGCTGGCCGGCGGCCACCTGCTGCTCGAGGACGCGCCCGGGACCGGCAAGACCATGCTGGCCCGCGCGCTGGCGCGCAGCCTGGGCCTGGACTTCGCGCGCGTGCAGTTCACGCCGGACCTGCTGCCCAGCGACGTGACCGGTGTCAGCGTGTACCGGCCCGCCACGGGCGAGTTCGAGTTCGTGCCCGGCCCGATCTTCACCGGCGTGCTGCTGGCCGACGAGATCAACCGCGCCACGCCGCGCACGCAGTCCGCGCTGCTGGAGGCGATGGGCGAGGGGCAGGTCACGGAGTCCGGCGTGACCCGCACCCTGCGCGCGCCGTTCGTGGTAATCGCCACCCAGAACCCCATCGAGCACGAGGGCACGTACCGCCTGCCCGAGGCGCAGCTCGACCGCTTTCTGCTGCGGACCAGCGTGGGCTACCCCACCCCCGAGGAGGAGGTGCGGATGCTCGCGCGGCTGCGCGCGGCCCACCCGATCACCACCCTGGAGGCGGTCGCCACGCCCGCCGAGCTGCTGGACGCCCAGGACCACGTGCGGGACGTGCACGTCGCCAGCGACCTGCAGTGGTATGTGTCGTCGCTGTGCGCCCGCACGCGCCGGCACCCGATGGTGGTGCTGGGCGCCGGGCCGCGCGCCAGCCTAGCCCTGCAGGGCGTCGCGCAGGCGCTGGCGTGGCTGGACGGCCGGACCTTCGTCACGCCGGACGACGTGCAGCTCGCCGCGCCGGCCGTGCTCGCGCACCGCCTGACCCTCAAGATCGAGGCGCGACTCCAGGGCACCCCGCCGGAAACCGTGGTGACCGAGGTGCTGCGCGCCGTGCCGGTGCCGGTCGAGGACGGCGTGGCCGCCGGCACCCCCGGCCCGGCCGGTCCGTGA
- a CDS encoding DUF58 domain-containing protein, translating to MSALLVWLVVIALLTALLWLAYSVPPAVTLSRDLPDRAFQGTRTPLGVRVELHSRLPLRFALDDPTPRAVVPDVPVTLVGAGMGTVAVDFHTTLDLNRRGVHAWPGATLRWADPLGLFWRAVPVPAPQGLLVYPGTHGLVLPELLRPLLSEGGLSRRLGLDDPLSLRGVREYVSGDPPGRVHWRLSARTGTLTVRDPERTAASSVAIYVDTGAGTDVYLESAVRLAASLVQEALGLTLPVSVALPGSASPAGTTGEAVQGALRLLARAALNPGDPAVPPTRTGGNLFILTARPRPALIEQAMRARAHASRVVIVALPEGFYLEPGETPRRQWSGLPDVVRDLERQAGALAGAGILVYILRGNQSVLKLGA from the coding sequence GTGAGCGCGCTGCTGGTCTGGCTGGTCGTCATTGCCCTTCTGACCGCGCTGCTGTGGCTGGCGTACAGCGTGCCGCCCGCCGTGACCCTCAGCCGCGACCTGCCGGACCGCGCGTTCCAGGGGACCCGCACGCCGCTGGGCGTGCGGGTCGAGCTGCACAGCCGGCTGCCGCTGCGCTTCGCGCTGGACGACCCCACGCCGCGCGCGGTCGTGCCGGACGTGCCTGTCACGCTGGTCGGCGCGGGCATGGGCACGGTCGCCGTGGACTTCCACACGACCCTGGACCTGAACCGCCGGGGCGTGCACGCGTGGCCCGGCGCCACGCTGCGCTGGGCCGATCCGCTGGGCCTGTTCTGGCGCGCCGTGCCGGTGCCGGCCCCGCAGGGCCTGCTGGTGTACCCCGGCACGCACGGCCTGGTGCTGCCGGAACTGCTGCGGCCCCTGCTCAGCGAGGGCGGCCTGAGCCGCCGCCTGGGCCTGGACGATCCCCTCAGCCTGCGCGGCGTGCGCGAGTATGTCAGCGGCGATCCGCCGGGCCGGGTGCACTGGAGACTCAGCGCCCGCACGGGCACCCTGACTGTGCGCGACCCCGAGCGGACCGCCGCGAGTTCCGTGGCCATCTACGTGGACACCGGCGCGGGCACCGACGTGTACCTGGAGAGCGCCGTGCGCCTCGCCGCGAGCCTGGTGCAGGAAGCGCTCGGCCTGACGCTGCCGGTGTCGGTCGCGTTGCCCGGGAGCGCGTCTCCGGCCGGCACCACCGGCGAGGCGGTGCAGGGCGCGCTGCGGCTCCTGGCGCGCGCCGCCCTGAATCCCGGCGATCCGGCCGTTCCGCCCACCCGCACCGGCGGCAACCTCTTCATCCTGACCGCCCGGCCCCGCCCCGCTCTGATCGAGCAGGCGATGCGGGCACGGGCGCACGCGAGCCGCGTGGTGATCGTCGCGCTGCCCGAGGGCTTCTACCTGGAGCCTGGCGAGACGCCCCGGCGCCAGTGGTCGGGGCTGCCGGACGTGGTGCGCGACCTGGAGCGCCAGGCGGGGGCGCTGGCCGGGGCGGGCATCCTGGTGTACATCCTGCGCGGCAACCAGAGTGTCCTGAAACTGGGCGCGTGA
- a CDS encoding M-like protein, whose amino-acid sequence MTHDDDKRPAADQVSNVDLQFMGRTDQQGELDATVEAESKAPGEFQQRGLDKQDEAVVETMDASDPPSTNMGQDENR is encoded by the coding sequence ATGACCCACGACGATGACAAGCGCCCCGCGGCCGATCAGGTCAGCAACGTCGATCTGCAGTTCATGGGCCGCACCGACCAGCAGGGAGAACTCGACGCGACGGTCGAGGCCGAGAGCAAGGCGCCCGGCGAGTTCCAGCAGCGCGGCCTGGACAAGCAGGACGAGGCTGTCGTGGAGACGATGGACGCCAGCGATCCGCCCAGCACGAACATGGGGCAGGACGAGAACCGCTAG
- a CDS encoding lipid-A-disaccharide synthase-related protein, translated as MSAARPPAPAALLISNGTAEDLIGARLAGLLGDSWDLRFSPLVGDGRAYTDVPGARCVGRVLELPSGGFPFGSVANLSADLRAGLIRDSLGQWTDAVRGARGAGAVVVVGDAYALMVGTLAARRSGAALVHVQPLLSAQYLDGLGVRGALRELNALGANRPMEYELALARRADAVFVRDAHTARYYAARSVPARFVGSFAMDVLPRPERPLPELDGRPVMALLPGSRGDHQDSLPVMLRAAARLPDVQALVAWPHAWDRVTLPGDWNLNVIDNVAASAHGDGARVWLLRGAFGAVARAADVAVGTAGTANEQLAGLGVPVVAFPTSGPQFTPGFARRQGRLLGAALTLTAADPAAVAHHVHALLTDARRRARAARAGLERIGPAGALPVIAAEIGRLATEGRAGRDVTRAG; from the coding sequence GTGAGTGCCGCCCGCCCGCCCGCGCCCGCCGCCCTGCTGATCTCGAACGGCACGGCCGAGGACCTGATCGGCGCCCGGCTCGCAGGCCTGCTGGGGGACAGCTGGGATCTGCGATTTTCGCCGCTGGTCGGGGACGGCCGGGCGTATACAGACGTGCCAGGGGCGCGCTGTGTGGGCCGCGTGCTGGAGCTGCCCAGCGGCGGCTTTCCCTTCGGCAGCGTGGCCAACCTGAGTGCCGACCTGCGGGCCGGGCTGATCCGGGACTCGCTGGGCCAGTGGACGGACGCCGTGCGCGGCGCGCGGGGTGCGGGCGCGGTCGTCGTGGTGGGCGACGCCTACGCGCTGATGGTGGGCACCCTCGCCGCCCGGCGGTCGGGCGCGGCGCTGGTGCACGTGCAGCCGCTGCTGAGCGCCCAGTACCTGGACGGTCTGGGCGTGCGGGGCGCGCTGCGGGAACTGAACGCCCTGGGCGCGAACCGCCCCATGGAGTACGAGCTGGCGCTGGCCCGCCGCGCGGACGCCGTGTTCGTGCGCGACGCCCACACCGCCCGCTACTACGCGGCGCGGAGCGTACCGGCGCGCTTCGTCGGGAGCTTTGCGATGGACGTCCTGCCGCGCCCGGAACGGCCGCTGCCCGAACTGGACGGCCGCCCGGTGATGGCGCTGCTGCCGGGCTCGCGCGGCGACCACCAGGACAGCCTGCCGGTCATGCTGCGCGCGGCGGCCCGGCTGCCGGACGTGCAAGCGCTGGTCGCGTGGCCTCACGCGTGGGACCGCGTGACGCTGCCCGGCGACTGGAACCTGAACGTGATCGACAACGTGGCCGCGAGCGCGCACGGCGATGGAGCGCGCGTATGGCTGCTGCGCGGCGCCTTCGGCGCGGTCGCCCGCGCGGCGGACGTGGCGGTCGGCACGGCGGGAACCGCGAACGAGCAGCTCGCCGGGCTGGGCGTGCCGGTCGTGGCCTTCCCGACCAGCGGCCCGCAGTTCACGCCGGGCTTCGCGCGTCGCCAGGGGCGCCTGCTGGGCGCGGCCCTGACGCTCACGGCCGCCGATCCGGCCGCGGTGGCGCATCACGTCCACGCGCTCCTCACGGACGCCCGGCGGCGGGCGCGCGCCGCGCGCGCCGGTCTGGAGCGGATCGGGCCGGCCGGCGCGCTGCCCGTCATCGCGGCAGAGATCGGCCGGCTCGCCACCGAGGGACGGGCCGGCCGAGACGTCACCCGCGCGGGCTAG
- a CDS encoding carbohydrate ABC transporter permease, whose amino-acid sequence MNLQRTNPTLYYLQRTAFYVLVIAITVYLLFPFVWAVITSFSKAGNLFLTPGAFLVSPKTLENYAQVFNNPAFQRGLLFSVIAAVGAVAISIIFGSFAAYALGRFRFAGKQVVMYIILAVSVFPQIAVLGGLFTLIRAAGVFNNPVGLIVSYLIFTIPFTVWVLTSFVRDIPGELEEAALVDGASPLQTLFLVLFPVMMPALVTTGLLAFINAWNEYLFALTFTSSNRTVPVVIANYSGASQYDQPWGPIMAASIVVTVPLIILVLVFQRNIVSGLTAGAVKG is encoded by the coding sequence ATGAACCTGCAGCGCACCAACCCCACCCTGTACTACCTCCAGCGCACCGCGTTCTACGTGCTGGTGATCGCCATCACCGTGTACCTGCTGTTCCCCTTCGTGTGGGCGGTCATCACGTCCTTCAGCAAGGCCGGGAACCTGTTCCTGACGCCCGGCGCGTTCCTGGTGTCGCCCAAGACGCTCGAGAACTACGCGCAGGTGTTCAACAACCCGGCCTTCCAGCGCGGCCTGCTGTTCAGCGTGATCGCGGCGGTCGGCGCCGTGGCGATCAGCATCATCTTCGGGTCGTTCGCGGCCTACGCGCTGGGCCGCTTCCGCTTCGCGGGCAAGCAGGTCGTGATGTACATCATCCTGGCCGTCAGCGTGTTCCCGCAGATCGCGGTGCTGGGCGGGCTGTTCACGCTCATCCGCGCGGCCGGCGTGTTCAACAACCCGGTCGGCCTGATCGTGTCGTACCTGATCTTCACCATTCCGTTCACGGTCTGGGTGCTGACCTCCTTCGTGCGCGACATTCCGGGTGAACTGGAGGAGGCGGCGCTGGTGGACGGCGCGAGCCCGCTGCAGACGCTGTTCCTGGTGCTGTTCCCGGTGATGATGCCGGCGCTGGTCACCACCGGTCTGCTGGCGTTCATCAACGCGTGGAACGAGTACCTGTTCGCGCTGACCTTCACGAGTTCCAACCGCACCGTGCCGGTCGTGATCGCCAACTACTCCGGCGCGTCGCAGTACGACCAGCCGTGGGGGCCGATCATGGCGGCGAGCATCGTGGTGACGGTGCCGCTGATCATCCTGGTGCTGGTGTTCCAGCGCAACATCGTGTCCGGTCTGACCGCCGGGGCCGTCAAGGGCTGA
- a CDS encoding carbohydrate ABC transporter permease, protein MTTNATTPTRTVVKTRGIEAARARTALWLLLPTLIAIALVAGYPLWRTIFFAFHEANLTTPDQVRYVGFQNFWFTTEDGVGIGFLQDPKWWQAVKNTLLFTVVSVFIETVLGMIIALVVNSNFKGRAFLRTAMLVPWAIPTVVSAQMWAYMYNDTFGLIGNGLLSHFSADGKGIALLADPDKAVWAMIAVDVWKTTSFMALLILAGLQSLPSDMYEAADMDGASKWTQFWRMTLPLLRPALLVALVFRSLDSLRVFDVMYVMLGPVTSSSTSMTGYARLTLIDNSLLGMGSAVAVAIFLIIMVIVVIYVTAFRVKFD, encoded by the coding sequence ATGACCACGAATGCCACCACCCCGACCCGCACGGTGGTCAAGACCCGGGGGATCGAGGCGGCCCGTGCCCGCACCGCCCTGTGGCTGCTGCTGCCGACCCTGATCGCCATCGCGCTCGTGGCCGGGTATCCCCTGTGGCGCACGATCTTCTTCGCGTTCCACGAGGCCAACCTGACCACGCCGGACCAAGTGCGCTACGTCGGCTTCCAGAACTTCTGGTTCACCACCGAGGACGGCGTCGGAATCGGCTTCCTGCAGGACCCCAAGTGGTGGCAGGCCGTGAAGAACACCCTGCTCTTTACGGTGGTGTCGGTGTTCATCGAGACGGTGCTGGGCATGATCATCGCGCTGGTCGTGAACAGCAACTTCAAGGGCCGCGCGTTCCTGCGCACCGCCATGCTGGTGCCGTGGGCGATCCCCACGGTCGTGTCGGCGCAGATGTGGGCCTACATGTACAACGACACCTTCGGCCTGATCGGCAACGGCCTGCTGTCGCACTTCAGTGCCGACGGCAAGGGCATCGCGCTGCTGGCCGACCCGGATAAGGCCGTGTGGGCGATGATCGCGGTGGACGTGTGGAAGACCACGTCGTTCATGGCGCTGCTGATCCTGGCGGGGCTCCAGAGCCTGCCGTCGGACATGTACGAGGCCGCCGACATGGACGGCGCGAGCAAGTGGACGCAGTTCTGGCGCATGACCCTGCCGCTGCTGCGCCCCGCGCTGCTGGTCGCGCTGGTGTTCCGCTCGCTGGACTCGCTGCGCGTGTTCGACGTGATGTACGTGATGCTGGGGCCGGTCACGTCATCGAGCACCTCCATGACCGGGTACGCCCGCCTGACCCTGATCGACAACTCGCTGCTGGGGATGGGAAGTGCCGTGGCCGTGGCGATCTTCCTGATCATCATGGTGATCGTCGTCATCTACGTCACCGCCTTCCGCGTGAAGTTCGACTGA